The bacterium genome has a segment encoding these proteins:
- a CDS encoding DUF2339 domain-containing protein has product MQCYRCRAEVEAGSFFCPFCGAPLAPVDPVDEIKQLVRSTREETASLLSRLDLIQERFESLQQTDTGVVAPGEPSVAAEPPRVEERSEPAPGYGPPVFESRTTETQVEEASPDPSSGMDFLAKLFGSEAVPSRKTGLSEVHFGQKWLLIVGIAIMVLGIGYFLKYSFDRNWVGPAGRVAMSYFAGMACLAGGEFLRRRLTRMFGLYLTGGGIAVLYFSTFAAFQIYALMSHVAAFGIMIMVTALACSLSLFYDARWLAVLGIIGGFLTPVVLSTGVDNQVALMTYMVMLNGGILGIAFFKRWALLNHLGLASTWILFAAWYFEHYAMSKFWPTVVFLNIFFLIYAVAPFAFYFIRERVEELTGFALTIPNAFVAFAFSFATIAEYYSRPAVSIVTVAYTAVFSVMASYLYRKQSGNLEPFILLLAKALVFLVITVPVLFSDHWITVFWIAQAGGIIWAALRLNNRWLYIGGLGLLAAAAVKFLLYDYPGVFHLAEGIYFRMPYGEMMPERWLTSAVVVAALYTMARLTRGSDLSRDIFQGYDAVVLNLSFTILLFIVLNVEVSGFFEDKAPQARFASISVLWALFSIGLMGLGFAFRKGLMRRVSIGLFAVTVLKVFLVDMSNVSTPFRIVSFIVLGVLLIGASFLYHRYKGLILSEDEAEGEAGEEAAG; this is encoded by the coding sequence ATGCAATGTTACCGTTGCAGGGCCGAGGTCGAGGCCGGCTCTTTCTTTTGTCCTTTTTGCGGGGCGCCGCTGGCGCCTGTCGATCCCGTTGACGAGATCAAACAGCTGGTCCGGTCGACCCGGGAGGAGACCGCCTCCCTCCTGTCCAGGCTGGATCTTATCCAGGAGCGGTTCGAATCCCTTCAGCAAACAGATACAGGTGTAGTGGCGCCGGGGGAACCTTCCGTGGCGGCGGAACCGCCCCGCGTGGAAGAAAGATCCGAACCGGCGCCCGGATACGGTCCCCCCGTTTTTGAATCCCGGACAACGGAAACACAGGTTGAGGAGGCCTCCCCGGATCCATCCTCCGGAATGGACTTCCTGGCGAAGCTGTTCGGGTCCGAGGCGGTCCCGTCAAGGAAAACAGGGCTGTCCGAAGTGCACTTCGGACAGAAGTGGCTGCTTATCGTCGGCATCGCCATCATGGTCCTCGGGATCGGATATTTCCTGAAATACTCCTTTGACAGGAACTGGGTCGGACCTGCCGGCCGGGTGGCCATGTCCTATTTCGCCGGAATGGCCTGCCTCGCGGGAGGGGAGTTTTTACGCCGTCGGCTGACGCGCATGTTCGGCCTTTACCTGACGGGCGGCGGTATCGCCGTTCTTTACTTCTCGACCTTCGCGGCGTTTCAGATCTACGCCCTCATGAGCCATGTGGCCGCCTTCGGGATCATGATCATGGTGACGGCTCTCGCCTGCTCTCTGTCACTCTTCTACGACGCGAGATGGCTCGCCGTCCTCGGGATCATCGGCGGATTCCTCACTCCCGTGGTGTTGTCCACCGGCGTGGACAACCAGGTGGCCCTTATGACCTACATGGTCATGCTCAACGGCGGTATCCTGGGCATCGCGTTTTTCAAGCGGTGGGCGCTGCTGAACCATCTGGGGCTGGCCAGCACATGGATCCTGTTCGCGGCCTGGTACTTCGAGCACTACGCAATGAGCAAGTTCTGGCCCACCGTTGTTTTTCTCAACATCTTTTTCCTGATCTACGCGGTCGCGCCCTTTGCCTTTTACTTCATCAGGGAGCGGGTTGAGGAACTCACCGGTTTCGCCCTGACCATTCCCAACGCGTTTGTCGCCTTCGCGTTCTCCTTCGCCACCATCGCGGAGTACTATTCGCGCCCGGCGGTGAGTATCGTGACCGTCGCCTACACCGCCGTCTTCTCCGTTATGGCCAGCTACCTGTACAGGAAACAATCGGGAAACCTCGAGCCGTTCATCCTGCTCCTGGCAAAAGCCCTGGTGTTCCTGGTGATCACGGTCCCGGTCCTCTTCTCGGACCACTGGATCACCGTGTTCTGGATAGCCCAGGCGGGAGGCATCATCTGGGCAGCCCTTCGCCTGAACAACCGGTGGCTTTACATCGGCGGCCTGGGGCTCCTCGCGGCGGCCGCCGTAAAGTTCCTGCTTTACGACTACCCCGGCGTTTTCCACCTGGCGGAAGGGATCTACTTCCGGATGCCCTACGGGGAGATGATGCCCGAAAGGTGGCTGACGTCGGCTGTTGTGGTGGCTGCGCTGTACACCATGGCGAGGCTCACCCGGGGGTCGGACCTTTCCCGGGACATCTTCCAGGGTTACGATGCCGTCGTCCTGAACCTCTCCTTCACCATCCTCCTTTTTATCGTGCTCAACGTCGAGGTGAGCGGTTTCTTCGAGGACAAGGCTCCCCAGGCGCGTTTCGCGTCCATATCGGTCCTGTGGGCCCTCTTTTCCATCGGTCTCATGGGCCTCGGTTTCGCGTTCAGGAAAGGCTTGATGAGACGGGTATCCATCGGTCTTTTCGCGGTCACCGTACTGAAGGTTTTCCTGGTTGACATGTCAAACGTCAGCACCCCGTTCAGGATCGTCTCGTTCATTGTCCTCGGCGTTCTGCTCATCGGCGCCTCTTTCCTTTACCACAGGTACAAGGGACTGATCCTTTCCGAGGACGAGGCGGAAGGTGAAGCCGGGGAGGAGGCTGCCGGATGA